From Candidatus Methylomirabilota bacterium, a single genomic window includes:
- a CDS encoding amidohydrolase family protein, whose protein sequence is MARAYNVVDADGHILEPLDLWDRYIDPAFRERRPRFVIDENGKERLSVEGKLLGNPRGIGSLGSVGARQGIVKAGTLKYAEGRRGGFDPHARIVDMDADGIDAAFLYPSLGLFAGAVEDPGLAAAMCRAYNRWLADYCTPYPERLFGVAMLPMQSVDLAVDEMRYAREKLGMRSGFLRPNPYHGKKMISDPMYEPFWAMAEALDFSIGFHEGSTNAMPTVGIDRFEEDRAARHMISHTMEMMLVALSVIWGGVVDRHPRLRVAFLESGGGWIAPWLDRMDRHFDDQGFNESAPKTRPSELFRRNCWISFEPVESSIAVLADYIGPHKIMWATDYPHSDGFFPGAPQMLRERLGALSPEAKHQVLAGGALGFYGLS, encoded by the coding sequence ATGGCGCGCGCGTACAACGTGGTCGACGCGGACGGCCACATCCTCGAGCCGCTCGACCTGTGGGACAGGTATATCGATCCCGCATTCCGCGAGCGCCGGCCGCGGTTCGTCATCGACGAAAACGGTAAGGAACGCCTCAGCGTCGAAGGCAAGCTGCTCGGCAATCCGCGGGGGATCGGCAGCCTGGGTTCCGTCGGCGCCCGGCAGGGGATCGTCAAGGCCGGGACCCTGAAGTATGCCGAGGGGCGCCGGGGCGGGTTCGACCCGCACGCGCGCATCGTCGACATGGATGCCGACGGCATCGACGCCGCCTTCCTCTATCCCAGTCTCGGTCTGTTCGCAGGCGCCGTCGAGGACCCGGGCCTCGCCGCCGCGATGTGCCGCGCCTACAACCGCTGGCTCGCCGATTACTGTACGCCGTATCCCGAGCGCCTGTTCGGGGTCGCGATGCTGCCGATGCAGTCGGTCGATCTGGCGGTCGACGAGATGCGCTACGCCCGCGAAAAGCTCGGGATGCGCAGCGGGTTCCTGCGGCCCAACCCTTATCACGGCAAGAAGATGATCAGCGACCCGATGTACGAGCCGTTCTGGGCGATGGCCGAAGCACTCGACTTCTCCATCGGCTTTCACGAGGGATCGACCAACGCGATGCCGACTGTCGGCATCGACCGCTTCGAGGAGGACCGCGCGGCGCGCCACATGATCTCGCACACGATGGAGATGATGCTGGTCGCGCTGAGCGTGATCTGGGGTGGGGTCGTCGACCGTCATCCGCGATTGCGCGTCGCGTTTCTCGAGTCAGGTGGCGGCTGGATCGCGCCGTGGCTCGACCGCATGGACCGGCACTTCGATGACCAGGGCTTCAACGAGTCGGCGCCGAAAACGAGGCCGAGCGAACTGTTCCGGCGCAATTGCTGGATCTCGTTCGAGCCGGTCGAAAGCAGCATCGCGGTGCTGGCCGACTATATCGGGCCGCACAAGATCATGTGGGCCACCGATTATCCGCACTCGGACGGCTTCTTCCCGGGCGCGCCGCAGATGCTCAGGGAGCGGCTCGGCGCGCTGTCCCCGGAGGCGAAGCACCAGGTGCTCGCCGGCGGCGCCCTCGGCTTTTACGGCCTGAGCTGA
- a CDS encoding carboxymuconolactone decarboxylase family protein — protein sequence MAQKRPTVYEFIPKLGQLRDDVLFGDVWEHPDLSKRDRSLITVAMLAALYRTDEMRGHMQRALDNGVTETELKGLITHVAFYAGWPCAVNAGRIAIDVFGPK from the coding sequence ATGGCTCAGAAAAGACCGACGGTGTACGAATTCATCCCCAAGCTGGGGCAACTCCGGGACGACGTGCTGTTCGGCGACGTATGGGAGCATCCCGACCTCAGCAAGCGCGACCGTAGCCTGATCACGGTGGCAATGCTGGCTGCGCTCTACCGGACCGACGAGATGCGGGGCCACATGCAGAGGGCGCTCGACAACGGGGTGACGGAGACCGAGTTGAAGGGGCTGATCACCCACGTGGCGTTCTATGCCGGCTGGCCTTGCGCGGTCAACGCTGGCCGTATCGCCATCGATGTGTTCGGACCGAAATAG